The Burkholderia pyrrocinia genomic sequence CGGCCGACGCGCAGCAACTGCCGCGCTCGGGCTCGGTCGACGTCAACGCGAAGGAAACGACGCGTTCCGATTCGAACAAGGCGTAACGCCGGCACGCTGACAGGCATTCGCGATGCTGGATCTCGGTCTTACGAAGATGGCGCTGATCGGCGTCGTCGCGCTCGTGGTGCTCGGCCCCGAGCGCCTGCCGCGCGTCGCGCGTACGGCAGGCGCATTGTTCGGCCGCGCGCAGCGGTACATCAACGACGTGAAGGCCGAGGTCTCGCGCGAAATCGAACTCGACGCGCTGCGGACGATGAAGACCGATTTCGAGTCGGCCGCGCGCAATGTCGAGACGACGATTCACGACAACCTGCGCGAGCACGAGAAGGAACTGAACGACACGTGGCATTCCGCGGTCGGCGGTCTTAACGACGCTTCCGGCGATGCCGGGTCGTACGGTTCCGATACGCCGGCGGCGCCGTCGTGGCGCGGCAGTACGGCCGCGCTCGCGCCGAAGCGCCGCAACTGGCGTGTCAAGCAGGCGGCGACGCCTGTCTGGTACAAGCGCGCGATCACCCGCCGCACGCACGTGCAGTCGGGCGCCGCGCGTGTCGCGCGCCACCAGCCGGCCAGCCTGCGCCGGCCGACGCGCTTCTTCTGAGTCGAGCGCATGCTCGCTCGTCAATCCTACCGAGGGCCGGTGTGAGCGACCCCCAGCAGAACCCGGGCGACGCCCCGGAAGAAACCTTCATTTCCCATCTCGTCGAGCTTCGCGATCGCATCATTCGCGCGGGGCTGGCCGTGATCGTCGTGTTCCTCGGGCTCGTCTACTGGGCGCCCGACATCTTCAAGCTGCTCGCGCGGCCGCTGATGCAGAACCTGCCGAAGGACGGCAAGATGATCGTCACCGACGTCACCGGCTCGTTCTTCGTGCCGATGAAGGTCACGATGCTCGTCGCGCTCGTGATCGCGCTGCCGGTCGTGCTGTACCAGATCTGGGCGTTCGTCGCGCCGGGGCTGTACCAGCACGAGAAGAAGCTCGTCGTGCCGCTCGTCGGCAGCAGCTACTTCCTGTTCCTGTGCGGGATGGCGTTCGCGTACTTCTTCGTGTTCCCGACGATCTTCCGCGTGATGGCGCACTACAACGCGCCGCTCGGCGCCGAGATGACGACCGACATCGACAACTATCTGAGCTTCGTGCTCGGGATGTTCATCGCGTTCGGGGTCACGTTCGAGGTGCCGATCGTCGTCGTGCTGCTCGTCCGGATGGGCGTGCTGACGGTGAAGAAGCTGAAGGAGATCCGGCCGTACGTGATCGTCGGCGCGTTCGTCGTCGCCGCGGTCGTCACACCGCCGGACGTGTTCTCGCAACTGATGCTCGCGCTGCCGCTGATCGTGCTGTACGAGGCCGGGATCCTGGCCGCGCGGTTCTTCGTACCGAAGAAGCGGGCCGAAGAGGGCGAGGCGGAGAACGGCGAAGCCGCGAGTTGACGACGGTGCGCCGGGCGGCGCGCGGCGGATGGCCTTCTTCCGGCCATGCCTGTGCGGCCCGGTGGCGTTGTGGGCGGGAAAGCGGGCGTTGAAGCCATGTCCGCGGCAACAAGGTCTTCGATGCAAAGCAAAAGGGCAGCCACCGGCTGCCCTTTTGCGTTTCCGTTCACGGTCGGCACGCCGACCGTGAACGTCATTCGGTATCGCTGTCCTGTTCGTCGAGCGCCTGCTTCGGCGGCGGCGGGCGCTTGCCGATCACGACGTTCACGTCGAACTCCTTGCCCTTGCGCACGACGTGCACCTTGGTCGGCGTGCCCGGCTTGATCTGCGCGACGACGTTCAGCAGCTTCGTCGTATCGGTGATTTCCTCGCCGTTGACCGTGACCAGGATGTCGCCCGGCTTGATGCCGGCCTTGTCGGCCGGGCCGCCCTGCAGCACGCCCGCGACGATCGCGCCCGATTTCTGCTGGAGCCCGAACGACTCGGCGATCTCCGGCGTGACGTCCTGCGGCTCGACGCCGATCCAGCCGCGCGTGACCGAACCCGTCGTGATGATGCTTTCGAGCACGGTGCGCGCAGTCGATACCGGAATCGCGAAGCCGATGCCGAGCGAGCCGCCCGAGCGCGAGTAGATCGCCGTGTTGATGCCGAGCAGGTTGCCGTTCACGTCGACCAGCGCGCCGCCCGAGTTGCCGGGGTTGATCGGTGCGTCGGTCTGGATGAAGTTCTCGAACGTGTTGATGCCGAGGTGGTTGCGGCCGAGCGCGCTGATGATCCCCATCGTAACCGTCTGGCCGACGCCGAACGGGTTGCCGATCGCGAGCACGACGTCGCCGACCCGCGACTGGTCGGAGCGGCCGAGCGTGATCGTCGGCAGGTTCGTCATGTTGATCTTCAGCACGGCGAGGTCGGTCTCGGGATCGCTGCCGATCACCTTCGCGGTGGCCGTGCGCCCGTCGGCGAGCGCGACCTCGATCTGGTCGGCGCCGTCCACGACGTGCTGGTTCGTTAGAATGTAACCTTCAGGGCTCACGATAACGCCCGAGCCGAGGTTGGCTGCCGGTTCGTCCTGCTGCTTGCGGGCGTTGCGGTCGCCGAAGAAGTAGCGGAACAGCGGATCTTTCGCGCGCGGGTCGGGCGGCAGCGAGCCGTCCTTGCTGGAGAATACGTTGACGACGGCCGGCATCGCCTTCTGCGCGGCTTCGGCGTACGACGTGGTCGCCGGCGCGCCGCCGATGCCCGGCGCGACTTCCCGCAGCGCAACGATCGGCGTCGCGAGCTGCTTGCCGAGCTGTCCTTGCCGTTGCAGCCATTGCGGCTTGAGCGTCACGACGATGAACATCAGCGCGAGCAGCACGGTAACCGCCTGCGCGAAGAACAGCCAGAAGCGTCTAAGCATCTGAATGGATTAGAGGTTTATATGGATCGGATCGAACTTGAATTGTACTTGAACAATACCCTTGAAACCGCGCGCTTCAAGGACTATTGCCCGAACGGTCTCCAGGTCGAAGGGCGCCGCAAGATCGAGAAGATCGCCACCGGCGTGACGGCGTCGCTCGCGTTCCTCGAAGCCGCGCTCGAATGGGGGGCAGATGCCGTGCTCGTCCATCACGGCTATTTCTGGCGCAACGAGGCGCCGCAGATCACGGGCCGCAAGTACCAGCGCCTGAAGCTGCTGCTCGCGAACGACCTGAACCTGTTCGCGTTCCACCTGCCGCTCGACGCGCATCCCGAATTCGGCAACAACGCGCAGCTCGGCGAGAAGCTCGGGCTGATCGGCGAGCAGCGTTTCGGCGACGGCGACCTTGGCTGGATGGCGACGCTGCCGATGCCCGTCACGCTCGAGCACTTCGTCGCGAAGGTCGAGCGCACGCTCGGCCGCACGCCGCTCGTGTTCGGCGATCCGGACCTGCAATTGCGCCGCATCGCGTGGTGCACGGGCGCCGCGCAGAGCTATTTCGACGCGGCGATCGACGCCGGCGCGGACGTGTTCCTGACGGGCGAGGTGTCCGAATACGTGACGCACACGGCCGCCGAAAGCGGTGTCGCGTTCGTTGCGGCAGGGCACCATGCGACCGAACGTTACGGAATCCAGGCGCTTGGCGCCCACTTGTCGGAAGAATTCGATCTCGAACACCTTTTTATCGATATTCATAATCCGGTCTGAACGCCGGATTTGCGGCAGCGCATCGAAATTCCGAAATGTAGCAGGCGCTTAAAAGAGGAATGATTTAATCGCTCCGGTAGTGGGGGATAACCCTTAACTATCAAACACTTCGAAGGGATTTTCATCTCCGGGCCTTGTAAATGACGACTCCATTCGAGCAAACTAGCGGCGGAATGGAAAGTCGTGACGGAAAATCCAACTCAGAAGTGGGGCGTGTGATGCGAGACAAGGAAGAGAAACGCGTCGACAGCGGCCGCCGTACCTGGCTGATTGCGACATCCGTAGCAGGTGGCGTGGGAGGCGTAGCCACCGTCATACCTTTCGCGGCGTCGCTTGCGCCGTCCGCGAAAGCGAAAGCGGCCGGTGCACCGGTCGAGGTCGACATCAGCAGCCTGAAGCCCGGCGAGATGGTCACCGTGCCGTGGCGCGGCAAGCCCGTCTGGATCCTGAATCGCACCGATTCGATGCTGGCCGACGTGGTCAAGGCCGACAAGGAAGTGGCCGATCCGACCACGAAGTCCCCGTATTCGATGCCGTTGCCCGCGTATTGCGCGAACGAATATCGCGCGCGGACCGATCGCAAGAACATTCTCGTCGTGATGGCCGTATGTACGCACCTCGGCTGCACGCCTAGCCAACGCTTCACGCCGGGGCCGCAGCCGAACCTGCCGGACGACTGGCCGGGCGGTTTCCTGTGCCCGTGCCACGGTTCGACCTACGACCTCGCCGGCCGTGTGTTCAAGAACAAGCCGGCGCCTCAGAATCTCGACATCCCGCCCTACATGTTCACGTCGGCGACGACCCTCGTGATCGGCAAGGACGAGAAAGGAGAAGCGTGATGGCCGCCGACAACAAGGAAGTCTCCACGACAGGTCTCACCGGCTGGATCGACCAGCGCTTCCCGCTCACGTCCACGTGGAAGAAGCACGTTTCCGAGTACTACGCGCCGAAGAACTTCAACTTCTGGTACTTCTTCGGCTCCCTCGCGCTGCTCGTGCTCGTCAACCAGATCGTCACGGGCATCTTCCTGACGATGAACTACAAGCCCGACTCGACGCTCGCGTTCGCGTCGGTCGAGTACATCATGCGCGAGGTGCCGTGGGGCTGGCTGATTCGCTACATGCACTCGACCGGTGCGTCGATGTTCTTCGTGGTCGTCTACCTGCACATGTTCCGCGGGCTGCTGTACGGGTCGTACCGCAAGCCGCGCGAGCTCGTGTGGATCTTCGGCTGCGCGATCTTCCTGTGCCTGATGGCCGAGGCGTTCTTCGGCTATCTGCTGCCGTGGGGCCAGATGTCGTTCTGGGGCGCGCAGGTGATCGTGAACCTGTTCTCGGCGATCCCGTTCGTCGGCCCGGACCTGTCGCTGTGGATTCGCGGCGACTACGTCGTGTCCGACGTCACGCTGAACCGCTTCTTCGCGTTCCACGTGATCGCGATTCCGCTGGTGCTGGTCGGCCTCGTGATCGCGCACCTCGTCGCGCTGCACGAAGTGGGGTCGAATAATCCGGACGGCATCGAGATCAAGGCGAAGAAGGACGAGAACGGCATTCCGCTCGACGGCATTCCGTTCCATCCGTACTACTCGGTGCACGATTTCCTCGGCGTGTGCGTGTTCCTGATGGTGTTCGCGCTGATCGTGTTCTTCTCGCCGGAGATGGGCGGCTACTTCCTCGAGGCGAACAACTTCGTCCCGGCGAACCCGCTGCAGACGCCGCCCGAGATCGCGCCGGTCTGGTACTTCACCGCGTTCTACGCGATGCTGCGCGCGACCACCGACCCGTTCAAGCTCGTGCTGATGATCGTGATCGCGGTGCTCGGCGTGCTTGCGCTGATCCGCGCACGCGGCAAGTGGAAGGCCGGGCTGCCGGTGCTGGCCGCGGCGATCGTCGTGTTCATGTACCTGACGGAGTCGAAGTTCTGGGGCGTCGTCGTGATGGGCTCGGCGGTGATCACGCTGTTCTTCCTGCCGTGGCTCGACCGCAGCCCGGTGAAGTCGATCCGCTACCGGCCGCTGTTCCACAAGGTGTTCCTCGGGATCTTCGTCGCGGCGTTCCTGACCCTCGCGTTCCTCGGCACGCGGCCGCCATCGCCGGCTGCGACGCTGATCGCGCAGGCCTGCGCGCTGATCTACTTCGCGTTCTTCCTCGGCATGCCCGTCTGGACGCCGCTTGGCACGTTCAAGCAGCCGCCGGAGCGGGTGCGCTTCAAGCCCCATTAACGTGAGCGAGGAGAGAACGACATGAAGAAACTGCTTTCGACACTCGCGCTTATCGGGGCGACCGCGTGTGCGCTGCTGGCGGCGCCGGCCGTGCGGGCGGAAGGTAATTTTCCGCTCGACCGGGCGCCCGATAACACGGAAAATCTCGTTTCGCTTCAGCACGGCGCGCAATTGTTTGTAAACTATTGCCTGAACTGCCACAGCGCGAACCTGATGCGCTACAACCGTCTGACGGATCTGGGCATATCCCAGAAGGAGATCGAAACGAATCTCCTGTTCACGACCGACAAGGTCGGGAACACGATGTCCGTCGCGATGCGGCCCGAAGACGCGAAGAACTGGCTCGGCACCTCGCCGCCCGACCTGTCGGTCGTGGAGCGCGCGCGCGGCCGCGACTGGCTGTATACGTATCTGCGGAGTTTCTACCGCGACGATACGCGGCCGACCGGCTGGAACAACGCGGTGTTCGAGAACGTCGGCATGCCCCATGTATTGTGGCAACTGCAGGGGCAGCGCATTGCCAAATTCGAAGACAAGACGGACGAGGAGACGGGCGAGAAGGTCCACACGCTCGTCGGCTTCCAGCAGGTCACGCCGGGGACGCTGTCGTCGCCGGACTACGACGCTGCGGTTGCCGACCTGGTGGCCTATATGACATGGATGTCCGAGCCGGCCCAGCAGACCCGCAAGCGCCTCGGCGTGTGGGTGCTGGTCTTTCTCGGTGTCCTGACTTTCCTGGCCTGGCGGCTCAATGCCGCGTACTGGAAAGATATCAAGTAAACACGCCTGACCGGCGTGGGGCCGGCGCAACGCGGAACCCGTGAAAGGGGTTTCGCCGCGTGCCGGCCCTCGGCTTTTTTGAGGAAACGCAAATATGATGGTTCTGTATTCCGGCACAACTTGCCCGTTCTCCCAGCGTTGCCGGCTGGTGCTGTTCGAGAAGGGCATGGACTTCGAAATCCGTGACGTCGACCTGTTCAACAAGCCGGAAGACATTTCGGTGATGAACCCGTACGGTCAGGTGCCGATCCTGGTCGAGCGCGACCTGATCCTGTACGAATCGAACATCATCAACGAGTACATCGACGAGCGCTTCCCGCATCCGCAACTGATGCCGGCCGACCCCGTGCAGCGCGCACGCGCACGCCTGTTCCTGCTCAACTTCGAGAAGGAGCTGTTCGTTCACGTCAGCACGCTCGAGAATGAGAAGGGCAAGGCAGCGGAGAAGAATCACGAGAAGGCACGCCTCGCGATCCGCGATCGCCTGACGCAGCTCGCGCCGATCTTCGTGAAGAACAAGTACATGCTCGGCGAGGAGTTCTCGATGCTCGACGTCGCGATCGCGCCGCTGCTGTGGCGTCTGGATCACTACGGCATCGAGCTGTCGAAGAACGCTGCGCCGCTGATGAAGTACGCGGAGCGGATCTTCAGCCGTCCGGCCTATATCGAAGCACTGACGCCGTCCGAAAAGGTCATGCGTCGTTGATGATGCAATGAAGGCAAGACGGAGCGGGCGGCGCGGCGTGCCGCGCGCCCGCTCCGGGTTCGAGGATTGTGATGCAAGAGATTTCAACGAAGCCTTATCTGCTGCGCGCGTTGTACGAGTGGTGCACCGATAACGGTTACACGCCGCATATCGCGGTGAGGGTCGACAACTCGACGCGCGTGCCGCGTCAGTTCGTGCGTGACGGCGAGATCGTGCTCAACATCAGCTTCGAGGCGACGAGCCAGTTGCAGATGGGCAACGAGTGGATCGAGTTCACTGCCCGGTTCTCCGGGAAGGCGCACAAGATCGAGATTCCGGTTGCCAACGTGCTCGCGATCTATGCGCGCGAGAACGGGCAGGGGATGGCGTTCCAGGTCGATGCGGTCGCGGGCGAAGGTGAGGATTCGGGCACGTTCGACGAAGACGCTGTGCAGGCGGATGACGTGCAGCGCGACGAATCGTCGGCCACGCTGACGCCGGTCGCCGACAGCGGCGCGAACGAGGAACCCTCCGAAGGTGCCGACGAACCGCCGAAAACCGACGGCGACGGCTCGAAAGGCGGCAGCAGACCTCGCCTCAAGATCGTGAAATGAGGTAGAATCTCGCGCTTACGCCGGCTTAGCTCATCTGGTAGAGCAGTTGATTTGTAATCATCAGGTGGCGGGTTCGAGTCCTGCAGCCGGCACCATATTGAACGAAGGGCCGGGAGATTTATTCTCCCGGCCCTTTGTCTTTTCTGCTTCGCAAGGCGACATATGTGACGTCGGCCGCATGCCTGCTTCGGCACACGGAATGTGCCGAAGCAGGCATGCGGGATTTCCTTCGCGACCCGGCGCCGCGCATCGCTAAGCGATGCCGTTGCGCCGCAGCCAGTCTTCCAAGCAGTGCCTGCATACCGATTTCCCGCTTTCGAGCAGGTGGATGCTGCGGTCGCCCGATTCCATTCGATAGATGCCTGCGGAAAGATCGATATCCGGTCCCAACACACGAAGAAGGAAGGCTTCGTCGAACCAGAATTCGTTTTCTGCTTTCGGTGAAATCACGACTACCTTGATTAGCCGACCGTGCGGCACCGCGTCACGCCGATCGATCAAGGCTGCCGTGGTTGGCGATGTGCGCGAACCGAACGCAATCCCGTGGATGTCGCACTTGACGAGCGGGCCGCTCACAGTCGCATTGTCGGCGACGATCGCCGTGTCGAACGCGCGTGACACGGGCGTCGGCGAGTGCGGTTGTTCGCCTGATCGTACGAGCAGCTCATCCAGGCAATCCGGGCAAACGGGCGCGCACGCCTGGTCGAGCAACGCGATCTTTCGCAGCTCAGTAACATGTGCGACGCCGTCGACAGAGTTGGCGGCTACCGCATGCTCGTCCAGATCCGCGCGAGTCATCCATGCAACATGACTCCGTTTGGGGCGATCCAGCGAGACCCGCACCAATTCATCGGGTTCGAATCGTCCGCGCTCGCGGATCCGGTCGCCGACGCGTTTCGCTGCCACGGTGAATGGCCGGACGCCGTGCCTGGGGCACAACGTTGGAGACATCATCTGTCGTTACCTCGTCATCGATTACTTCACACGCGGGCCGACGCCATGTCGGTTGAGGAATGCCCACGCACGCTTGCCCCCCGCCGGAACGTCGGCTCCCCCGGCGTTGAGCACGTCCATCACGTGCGTCATGCAGCTGTTGTTGGACACGTCATAGGCGCCGTCTGATACCTTCGCGCTACCGGCGCGTCTCTTGTCGCGCCGGAATTTCTGTGCTGCACCGACGTCCGGTATATCGAAGGTGGCACTGTTGACCGGTTCACCTGACGTTAGGCTACTGACGCGTACGATCCAGGTTTTGTCACCGTCAATGTCCTGTTCACTGTGCACGTTGCCGGATATGGTCTTGACCGTGTAATGCCCGGTAGCACCACCGATATGGTGGTATCAGTAGATCACGCATTTGCGCAGGATCGTCTGGCCAAGGGCATCGAGCTCGAAAAGAGCACGCCGAAAGACCTCAACAACGAGTTCCACATTACCTTTGCTCAGAAAAAGAAAAATGCAGATCGTTAAGACGTGGTGCATCACCGTCCTGGTTTCGGTGCTGGCGGGCGGCAGTACCGTCGCATTTTCCCGACCGTTGGTGCAAGACTGCCTGACACAGGCCGAGGTCAAGCAGATGGACCGCGACTTCTGGGCGACTTTCCCGTCGCTGGACGGTTTCGCCGCCTACGCAGCGCCGAAGTTTTCGCTGGGTACCAATATCACGGAGCTTTCGCAGTCGCTTGCAGCAACTGCGAGCGGTCCTGCGCGGGCGCGTGTCGTCGCCGCATTCCTTGCCCAGCATCCGGACGTGTTCGGATCGTTCAAGACCGCGCACGACTCGGCATACCTCTACTATCCCGGGCACGATCACAGTCCGGATGCCGTGCGTACTTCGTCGACGTTCCCTGTCGGGCAGTGCGTTTCCGAATTCAATTACTCGACCGATCTGAGTCATGCCCAGTGCGTCGCCGGGCAGCGTATCCGGGCATACAGTCTGTCGTTCATCAAGGACAAGGGGCGCGTGATGCTGCGAACGGGCGTGCTCGGACTCGACTCCTGCAACTGAACTGCGCGCCGCTGCACGGACTGACGCCCTGAGGCTTCTGTCGGGTAAGCGGCATGGCGGCGGCAAGTTGCGACAGTCCTGCGCGTAGAGGCAGATAGCGTCACATCTGCCTGAACAACCCCGCATACGCGCGACTGACCGGCAGCATCTCCCGCTGCCCGCGCACGCGAATCCGCAACCTTCCGAGCAAGTCGCGCTCGACCCGATCGATCGCCGCATACGCGACGATCACGCCGCGGTGCACCTGCGCGAATCGCTCCGGGTCGAGCCGCTGCATCAGTTCCTTCAACGGCGTGCGAATCACGAGCCGTTCGCCGGCTGTGACGACTTCCGTGTACTTGTCCGAAGCCTGGAAATACAGCACGTCGTCGACCGATACGAGCCGCGTCGCATCCTTCACGCCCACGGTCAGCCAGTGGATCGGTGCGGCGTCTCGCGATTGCGCCGCCTGCGCGAGCGCATCGGCGTGCGCGACGGCCGGCCCGCCGCGCTGGAGCTTCGCGATACAGCGCAACAGCCGCTCGTCCGTCACCGGTTTCAGCAGGTAGTCGACCGCCGCGCGATCGAACGCGTCGACCGCATATTCGTCGTAGGCCGTGACGAACACGGCATGCACGTCGGGCACCAGCGCAGCCAGCTTCAACCCGTCGATGCCGGGCATCCGGATGTCGAGAAACGCGATGTCCGGGCGCGGCGACGCGTTCAACGCGGCCAGCGTTTCGACGCCGTTGCGCGGCATCGCGACGATCTCCAGTTCGGGCCAGAGCTGTCGCAGCCGCTGCGCGAGCGATGCGGACAGGTTCGGTTCGTCGTCGGCGATGAGGGCGCTCGGCATGTCATTCGATCGGAATCAGCAGGGTGGCGGTGACACCGTGCGCGGCGCCGGTGTTCGTCTCGACGGTGACGCGGCCGCGCTCGCCGTGCAGCGTCCTGATGCGCGCGGCGACGTTGGCGAGCCCGACGCCGCCATGCAGGTGCGTGTCGCTTTTACCGAGGCCGACGCCCGTGTCGATCACGTTCAATTCGAGCCTGTCTCCTCGCATCCTTCCGCGAATGACGATTACGCCGCCGTCGATCGACGGCTCGATCCCGTGCAGCAGCGCATTCTCGACGAGCGGTTGCAGCAGCAGCGGCGAGAACGGCAACGTGTGCAGATCCGCCGGCACGTCGATCGCATACGACAGCCGCTCGCCGAGCCGGATCGACGCGATCTTCAGCAACGCGTCGACGAGTTCGAGCTCTTCGCCGAGCGTCGACGTCGCATTGCGCGTGCGTCGGAGGCTCGCACGCAGGTATCGGTTCAGGCTGTCGAGCATCGTCGATGCGCGCGCCGGATCTCGCTCGATCAGGCTCTGCACGTTCGCGAGCGTATTGAACAGGAAGTGCGGTTCGATCTGCGCCTGCAGCAGCGCCAGGCGCGCGGCCGTCTCGGCCTGGCGTGCTTCGGCGGCTTCGCGCCGCTCGGTTTCGAGCGTCGCACGCATGCGCATGGATTGCAGGAACAGCGACACGCACACGAACAGGACAGCCGAGACCAGGAACGACGACCCGTAGTTGTCCCACGTGACGATGCGTGCCGAACCGAACACATGCGGCACCGTCCCGCCGACGATCGCCGCCGCGATCTCGAATCCGGCGAAAACGCTGACCGGCGCGATCACGACGGCCTTCAGCGCGAGCCCCGACACGCGTGGCAGCAGCCGGTTGGCGGCAACACTCAACAGCAGCGCGCAGAAGCCGACAGCGTTGGCGACGACGAGGTAGGA encodes the following:
- the tatB gene encoding Sec-independent protein translocase protein TatB, translated to MLDLGLTKMALIGVVALVVLGPERLPRVARTAGALFGRAQRYINDVKAEVSREIELDALRTMKTDFESAARNVETTIHDNLREHEKELNDTWHSAVGGLNDASGDAGSYGSDTPAAPSWRGSTAALAPKRRNWRVKQAATPVWYKRAITRRTHVQSGAARVARHQPASLRRPTRFF
- the tatC gene encoding twin-arginine translocase subunit TatC, with the protein product MSDPQQNPGDAPEETFISHLVELRDRIIRAGLAVIVVFLGLVYWAPDIFKLLARPLMQNLPKDGKMIVTDVTGSFFVPMKVTMLVALVIALPVVLYQIWAFVAPGLYQHEKKLVVPLVGSSYFLFLCGMAFAYFFVFPTIFRVMAHYNAPLGAEMTTDIDNYLSFVLGMFIAFGVTFEVPIVVVLLVRMGVLTVKKLKEIRPYVIVGAFVVAAVVTPPDVFSQLMLALPLIVLYEAGILAARFFVPKKRAEEGEAENGEAAS
- a CDS encoding S1C family serine protease: MLRRFWLFFAQAVTVLLALMFIVVTLKPQWLQRQGQLGKQLATPIVALREVAPGIGGAPATTSYAEAAQKAMPAVVNVFSSKDGSLPPDPRAKDPLFRYFFGDRNARKQQDEPAANLGSGVIVSPEGYILTNQHVVDGADQIEVALADGRTATAKVIGSDPETDLAVLKINMTNLPTITLGRSDQSRVGDVVLAIGNPFGVGQTVTMGIISALGRNHLGINTFENFIQTDAPINPGNSGGALVDVNGNLLGINTAIYSRSGGSLGIGFAIPVSTARTVLESIITTGSVTRGWIGVEPQDVTPEIAESFGLQQKSGAIVAGVLQGGPADKAGIKPGDILVTVNGEEITDTTKLLNVVAQIKPGTPTKVHVVRKGKEFDVNVVIGKRPPPPKQALDEQDSDTE
- a CDS encoding Nif3-like dinuclear metal center hexameric protein, producing the protein MDRIELELYLNNTLETARFKDYCPNGLQVEGRRKIEKIATGVTASLAFLEAALEWGADAVLVHHGYFWRNEAPQITGRKYQRLKLLLANDLNLFAFHLPLDAHPEFGNNAQLGEKLGLIGEQRFGDGDLGWMATLPMPVTLEHFVAKVERTLGRTPLVFGDPDLQLRRIAWCTGAAQSYFDAAIDAGADVFLTGEVSEYVTHTAAESGVAFVAAGHHATERYGIQALGAHLSEEFDLEHLFIDIHNPV
- the petA gene encoding ubiquinol-cytochrome c reductase iron-sulfur subunit, with protein sequence MRDKEEKRVDSGRRTWLIATSVAGGVGGVATVIPFAASLAPSAKAKAAGAPVEVDISSLKPGEMVTVPWRGKPVWILNRTDSMLADVVKADKEVADPTTKSPYSMPLPAYCANEYRARTDRKNILVVMAVCTHLGCTPSQRFTPGPQPNLPDDWPGGFLCPCHGSTYDLAGRVFKNKPAPQNLDIPPYMFTSATTLVIGKDEKGEA
- a CDS encoding cytochrome b, encoding MAADNKEVSTTGLTGWIDQRFPLTSTWKKHVSEYYAPKNFNFWYFFGSLALLVLVNQIVTGIFLTMNYKPDSTLAFASVEYIMREVPWGWLIRYMHSTGASMFFVVVYLHMFRGLLYGSYRKPRELVWIFGCAIFLCLMAEAFFGYLLPWGQMSFWGAQVIVNLFSAIPFVGPDLSLWIRGDYVVSDVTLNRFFAFHVIAIPLVLVGLVIAHLVALHEVGSNNPDGIEIKAKKDENGIPLDGIPFHPYYSVHDFLGVCVFLMVFALIVFFSPEMGGYFLEANNFVPANPLQTPPEIAPVWYFTAFYAMLRATTDPFKLVLMIVIAVLGVLALIRARGKWKAGLPVLAAAIVVFMYLTESKFWGVVVMGSAVITLFFLPWLDRSPVKSIRYRPLFHKVFLGIFVAAFLTLAFLGTRPPSPAATLIAQACALIYFAFFLGMPVWTPLGTFKQPPERVRFKPH
- a CDS encoding cytochrome c1, translating into MKKLLSTLALIGATACALLAAPAVRAEGNFPLDRAPDNTENLVSLQHGAQLFVNYCLNCHSANLMRYNRLTDLGISQKEIETNLLFTTDKVGNTMSVAMRPEDAKNWLGTSPPDLSVVERARGRDWLYTYLRSFYRDDTRPTGWNNAVFENVGMPHVLWQLQGQRIAKFEDKTDEETGEKVHTLVGFQQVTPGTLSSPDYDAAVADLVAYMTWMSEPAQQTRKRLGVWVLVFLGVLTFLAWRLNAAYWKDIK
- a CDS encoding glutathione S-transferase N-terminal domain-containing protein translates to MMVLYSGTTCPFSQRCRLVLFEKGMDFEIRDVDLFNKPEDISVMNPYGQVPILVERDLILYESNIINEYIDERFPHPQLMPADPVQRARARLFLLNFEKELFVHVSTLENEKGKAAEKNHEKARLAIRDRLTQLAPIFVKNKYMLGEEFSMLDVAIAPLLWRLDHYGIELSKNAAPLMKYAERIFSRPAYIEALTPSEKVMRR
- a CDS encoding ClpXP protease specificity-enhancing factor; this translates as MQEISTKPYLLRALYEWCTDNGYTPHIAVRVDNSTRVPRQFVRDGEIVLNISFEATSQLQMGNEWIEFTARFSGKAHKIEIPVANVLAIYARENGQGMAFQVDAVAGEGEDSGTFDEDAVQADDVQRDESSATLTPVADSGANEEPSEGADEPPKTDGDGSKGGSRPRLKIVK
- a CDS encoding LytR/AlgR family response regulator transcription factor, whose protein sequence is MPSALIADDEPNLSASLAQRLRQLWPELEIVAMPRNGVETLAALNASPRPDIAFLDIRMPGIDGLKLAALVPDVHAVFVTAYDEYAVDAFDRAAVDYLLKPVTDERLLRCIAKLQRGGPAVAHADALAQAAQSRDAAPIHWLTVGVKDATRLVSVDDVLYFQASDKYTEVVTAGERLVIRTPLKELMQRLDPERFAQVHRGVIVAYAAIDRVERDLLGRLRIRVRGQREMLPVSRAYAGLFRQM
- a CDS encoding sensor histidine kinase — its product is MRDPIALLGLVCFNSVVGLGFWVIHFNEPVVSYLVVANAVGFCALLLSVAANRLLPRVSGLALKAVVIAPVSVFAGFEIAAAIVGGTVPHVFGSARIVTWDNYGSSFLVSAVLFVCVSLFLQSMRMRATLETERREAAEARQAETAARLALLQAQIEPHFLFNTLANVQSLIERDPARASTMLDSLNRYLRASLRRTRNATSTLGEELELVDALLKIASIRLGERLSYAIDVPADLHTLPFSPLLLQPLVENALLHGIEPSIDGGVIVIRGRMRGDRLELNVIDTGVGLGKSDTHLHGGVGLANVAARIRTLHGERGRVTVETNTGAAHGVTATLLIPIE